The following are encoded in a window of Haliotis asinina isolate JCU_RB_2024 chromosome 14, JCU_Hal_asi_v2, whole genome shotgun sequence genomic DNA:
- the LOC137261670 gene encoding uncharacterized protein — translation MNNTRISILVVVLSLLLAALTDARGLPDVKNRIRRSSSDQRIAELQALMALVQSGGMVAHGQYDLHSIGKRKRSGFRPEIQSEDDERRWALVNAIVQKEASEISRENEQ, via the exons ATGAACAACACAAGAATTTCAATTCTCGTCGTAGTTCTCTCCCTTTTATTAGCAGCTTTGACAGACGCCAGAGGACTACCTGATGTTAAAAATAG AATCAGGCGGTCATCATCCGATCAGAGAATAGCAGAGTTACAGGCCCTGATGGCCTTGGTACAAAGTGGCGGCATGGTTGCTCATGGACAGTATGACCTGCACAGTAT TGGAAAGAGGAAGCGATCCGGTTTCCGGCCGGAAATTCAGTCTGAGGATGACGAAAGGAGATGGGCACTAGTTAACGCCATTGTACAGAAGGAAGCCAGTGAGATTTCAAGAGAAAATGAACAGTAA